From Epinephelus fuscoguttatus linkage group LG17, E.fuscoguttatus.final_Chr_v1:
AGTTGGTGCACACCCTCAGGTCCCCTTCTTTGAAAATGGGAAGGTGTAGGCTGCAGGTCATATAAAATGTTGTCCTTTTAAACAGGGCTGAAACAACTGATTATTTGCAatttgaagcaaactgttgAATTTTACTTGAAATATTGATTTTATCTGTAATCCATCAAATTATTGTAATAACTGGTTGAAGATTCAGTTTGGTTAATGGATGTTATCTGTAATGGCTGCCAATGAAAGAATGAAACCTTGTTCAGAACTCCCATCTTTCAGTTTACAGTCATTTAGGGGATTTGTACTTTGAAGAATCATCCCTCAAAACAGACTGCCATTGTTTTTCTGATATCTATAGCACCATTAATAATGTTTACAGGAAGACTATTTGATGCAGCACCTCAGTCGGCTATTGGCATGAATTGTCTCTGAGGCTGACTCTGAGCACCGTCTCCAGCTTCATCTCAACACGTCCATGGGACTGATGCTCATATTTAGTTTTTTCCTCATGTTACCTCCACTCGTGTGaacaacagagaagaagaaaacagagacgGCCCTTCATGCAGCTTTAACTCAGCATAAATCTGTAGCTGTTTGTTCACAAGTTTTCTCTCTGTTAAGCACACAGTGATCCTGGAGCCTGGAGTGATACAGTATAGTGTAAATAGTAGTATGGTAATATAGAGCTGGTTCATCAAGCAGCTTGACACTTCCTCACAGGTCCTATCATCTGATTCAGTTTCTGAAgaccattaaaaaacacacacattgataaCAATTAAaaactcttttgttttcattctaCTTTTTAAAGCGTACTTATTTTAGTGACAGACAGTAACTTGGGTAGAAACGTGATTGAAGCAAAAAACCTTTCAGGTGTCTCACGTTTCTGTCAGCGGTGATCCGTCCATCCATTCATATCCTCTGTTTGTCCATGTTCTCCGTAGACCAATCCAGGACTCTCCACGCACATTCAGCTCAGTGACAAACTTCTAGTCGTTGACAAGAGACAAAAATCAGCCACAGCTAACAGAGTCAGAGCAGGTTGAAGTGCAGACACTTTACTAGAATCAACAGTCGATGAACACTCACCTGTTCCTCTTTGTTGTTTATGATCACCAGATCTGCTCCTCTCTGCCGACAGTCAGCTCTGCTTTGTCCCCAGTATGTCTTCTCATTAGATTTAAAGTAACAGCTGCATCCAAATCTGCTCCATCCATCAGGACACCACTTCCCTTAATGTCAAACAAGTGTTTTAAAGAGAGATTTCACTTCAGTACTGTCACTGTTTAGTTAAAGCTCTTTCTTAACTTCCATGTTTCCCTTTCAGGTTGTTTACTCTGTAAATACTTTAAGTTTTCACTCCAGAAATATGTCAGTTTTTAAACTGTTCTCACCTTCAATTTTGTCCTTCAGCTGCTTCACTTCATCCTGTAACTGACTGCAGTGGACTGATGCGTCTTGAGAACAACAACAGATCAAAGTAAGACAGTATGGAAATATTTGTGGTTAGTCTTCAGTGTGAAGGTGGATCCTGTTTTATGGTATTTTGAAACTGATCTTACttgaaatttgtttttggaGCTGGCTGTAGTTGTTGCTCAGTTGGTCGTTTCTGCTCTGCAGCTTGTGTCTTTCCAAAGTAACGAAAATATCTGTCGAGAATCACAACAAATAAGACACAGATGAACAACACCCAATCGTTCTGTTTTAAACTAAAAACAGAGTTAAGTTTCTTCCTGTGCATGATTAAAAATCACTCTCACTATTTCAGCCTGGAATTTAGTTATCAGGTGTACCTGTCCTTTAACTGCTGTGTATGTTGAAGTGTCTCAACTTGTGCATAACTGACTTGCTAACTGAAGTATCAAGCATGGACAACTCctgtgtgtgcaagtgttgACAGAGTATGAACCTGTTCTGACTAGCTTCAGTGTTTTTCCCAAAAAAAAGTGTGTCAGACAAAACCACCGCAGACACCACTAATCACAGGAAGAACGTCACATGACATGTTGATAAAATATATGGATATTTACCTGTTATATTACAGTGGAATGAAAAAGTCTTGGCACTCCTGGTCAAAATttaatttactgtgaatagtttaGTGAGTGgaggatgaactgatctccaaaaggcatgaagttaaagatgaaacatgcttttcattGTTTTAAGCAAGATGAaagaattatttttgttttgtacaattttagagtgaaaaaaaaaaaaaattaaaggagcATCATGCAAACGTTTGGACACCCCAAGACagttgagctctcagacaacttttcccagggtctcagaccttaatgagcttgttagggctctggcttgttcacagtcattgttaggaaaggccaggtgatgcaaatttcaaagctttataaatactctgactcctgaaaccttgtcccaacaatcagcagccatgggctcctctaaacagctgcctagcactctgaaaacttaAAGACCTGATGCCCACAGAGGGAAGACTATTATAaaatagcaaagtgttttcatatCACTGTTTCCTCAGTTCGTAATGCAGCAGTTAACAAGcaaaacattctcactccgacctcgtcacatagcGAAgttttagtcatggactttctacgtcCACATActacgtgaaaggtaccctgggtgtgttgattgttgatgttctgggacaccgtgtcaagttctgcctgttacatggaTCGTCTTCTTTCggaatacacttctgttttcacaggaaatttatgttgacttttttttttccaacaaaaacacatggatATAGGTTttgggaaaaagaacagggtttggctttagaatcttacgggatgcaaacactgctctctcaagTGAACGtccgtgtttgttggacccatccatcacccctccccCCGCCCCATTCAGGCATTTGCCgacttaactttcgtccttgtcccgctgcgtttccctCTGACATCACTGGGAGACATTAAACTTTCACGGCAACAGCCACGTATCATGCAGATGTTAAACAACGccttttttctttggtttctgatgcggcaagtcactgcccaagtgtcaGATTTCAGTGACAtctgagtgagaccaggctctaagaggaactgtggaggtcaagttgaggtctgaaAGACCGGgaaaactttctgagagagctgcACATAGGATTGTTAGagaggcaaatcaaaacccccgtttgactgcaaaagacctgtaggaagatttatcagactctggagtggtagtgcactgttctactgtgcagccacacctgtacaaatatgacatgCGCTACTGTGTACTGACCATACAGTGTGCCCAAACTTTTACTTCAGGCcgttttgccttttttgttattttgaaacagtaaaagactgaaattaaaaagtcaTCTAACTTAAATTATTGAAGAAATGTTTCATCTATAACTCcatgccttttggaaatcagcTCATCTTCTACTTATTTAACTTattaatttatgaaattccagtATCAGTTGCGGAAAGAATTGAAAGGttggttagctcctatattaggaagtggttgggtgctcctagatgcctaagtagtgttgcattgtatggaaaagggatacttcagctgccagtatctagtttaacagaggaatttaaacgtaccaaggtcaggacagagctcttgttatctgggagtaaggacgtggtagttaggagtgtagttccaaatccaaccaaggggaggaagtggaacccaagatcggcagttcaggaggcagaggcagctcttaggcatgcagagattgtaggtaatgttcagtttgatctgggaggcctggggcttggctcaggcaaaccggtatggaataaagcaggtctcaaagataaaagaaagctggttgtggaacagctacgtagaaaggaggagatattaaggggtgcaaaggtagtggcccaggttaaacagggacagtggctGAATTGGGAaatgtagagaagaggaagcttagttggagggacctgtggagtatggaggagaatcatattagattcctggtaggggctacatacgatgtgttaccaaccccccagaacctaaaactgacaaaatttgaggaagacagtgaaggaaatgtcagatgaagcagccagagccAGCCAGTGGATCTGGATGAGAcaaataatgtcagctgggggccagcagggggaactactaagcagggtacataactccttgagatcaggtggagagatccaccaatcagtcctctcaggaggaaatccaggaagaggaaggttatttaagtgtgggagtggcctatttacatcccttttgtttgagaccatgctgcaaggtgagtgtgtttgctgatcctgtaagtttatctatctcctttaactttagcttatattgtagttatgctatgtagcgtgtgagatagagtatggtgaatgtgctaggaacggtagtatcggcacggtctctacctggagctggcatgaacggagcctgggtttgttgaaggtggcagtgctgtttgggctgagaaagcaacgtgtaagtaaggtaaaggaggttattgggtcggtgcggggagcagtgagacctgacattaggggagtgtctctgggacgccagagatcactgtctattctcctggaggtgtcgtgggaccaactagacgaaacactggtgaaaggaggttcccacctgatgaccccaaagacatgttagtgatcactgctcactggtctgtatagttaagccttgcaataatagcttatcatagggcttaggaggatattcactgagtgctgatcctttctctagagcacaaacttcttgtgtttatttgaacttatTTAACTTCTCACACTAAAATGGATTTTGACCAGAGGTGCCCAAacctttgcatgccactgtatctggcagaaaaaaaggcttcaaacatgacatgacaagaaACATAGAGGAACTAAAGATATGAGAGTTTGGGTTAAAAACTTCAGTCCTCACAGCGTATGTAGAGTCCAGCCAATATCAGAAGGTACATCACTGCCAGAGTCACTGCAGTAACACTGAAACTCCTTCTTTTGACAGCTGCAGGGTTCTTTGGAGTGCGTGGTCCTACAGAGGCAACAGACATAGAGAACATGTTTCATGATGTTTGTTTGGAGGTTAAAGTGGCCTCTTTGAACTGTGGAGTCTTTGTTACTGCTTGTCACTCTCTCCATAAGAATCATGACTCATGTAGCACCAGATTACAGCACCAAGACTCCTGATAATGACCCACAGTGAATGATGGGTGATGGTGCATTGACTGAGTCCTGATTCATCACTCTATATCCTATTTTCACGACGCCACACAAGAACTGACATCAACTTCCTGTCTataatattcatcattttagacTTACTGGCTTTTTGTGACTGGAGATCAGTGTGATGCTCTTCATCCTGGACGATCTCCACCTgatcctcctctccctctcctctgttctGTTGGACGTCTCTAGTATATCTCACATTCAGACTCAAATCAGGTGCGGCAAGTGCATCAGCGGACATCTTGAGCAACCTAAACTTAACTGAACCTTCCTTTGTCACTGTTTGACTTTGAGATGGGCGACCTTcaagacaggaagtgagggCAGGACAAACCACtaacacagatgcacacatgaacacattaatggtAGATGAACAGCTCCACGTAATTTGAACTTGACTTAAATGTTGGCATTCAGTTGTTTAGTCACTGGAATTGTAAAAACTGTCCGATAAACTTTGAATCTAAAACACACAGCATGTTTGTATTTATTCCCTGACTTTGACATTGGGGACATACAAACCCATATTTGTGCATAGCTACATTCACACATCTCTgacacaggaaatgaaatgcAACCGGTCAGTTATTTTTGTCCTGCCTGGTGGGTGAGGTAAAATGACAAGTTTAGGTGACAGGGACAATGTTTTAGCTAAAGAAAATAAGATAGATGAGAGAAAATCTTCCTCACTGACACGCAGCCAGGTTCTGTGATAATTACCTGAAGTTCAGCTGGAAGAAATGAAGGATTCGCTCTGCTACATGCACGACTAGtaacagacagagagcagataATTTTACAGAACAGTGTGGAGGAGCAGAGAAATAAGATCCCAGATGAgttatccggggccaggtcgcACGAGCAGCAGGCAAAGCAAACCGTCATACAGGGATCGGATGGCTTGTAGCAGCCAGCCTGGTACCCTGTAGTCCCACAGCACCCCCCCACAGGACCCCCCATGAGACGTggtcataagccttctccaagtccacaaagcacatgtagactggatggacAAACTCCCAcgacccctccagcagcctcataagggtaaagagctggtccactgatcCACGGCCAGGACGGAATCcgcattgctcctcctgaagCCGAGGTACAACAATCGGTcggagcctcctttccagcaccctggagtaaactttacccatgaggctgagcagtgtgataccctGATAGTTGGAGCACACCCTCAGGTCCCCTTCTTTGAAAATGGGAAGGTGTAGGCTGCAGGTGTTTCAAAGGAAACGCAGAAAACTCAAACTGAAtccaaatgtaatgtttttattgaccTTTATTATAATAATGCTGAAGGACTACAGAGTCAGTGCTCATGTAAAGCTGTGTGGAAGACTTCCAACCACATTGTTCAGTATGAAGGGCAGAGGAACAACATCTGTGTAATCCAGGTTACTTAGCATGCAGCACAGAATAAAGACATGAACACATGGAAAATGTATATTGGTCAGATTTGGCAAAGCTGATGGCAGCACCACCCACCCTCATCCAAGGATACAAGAAATCTATTTCTCACAGATCCAGTTCTTAGACTCAGATAATCGACTCTGTGTCCATTGTCCTTGGTCACTGCAGCATGTTGCAGCGTGCTGGTATCCATCGTAGGTTGGTAGTCCTGGTGCCCAGGACCTGGAGGACAAATAAAATGTTGTCCTTTTAAACAGGGCTGAAACAACTGATTATTTGCAatttgaagcaaactgttgAATTTTACTTGAAATATTGATTTTATCTGTAATCCATCAAATTATTGTAATAACTGGTTGAAGATTCAGTTTGGTTAATGGATGTTATCTGTAATGGCTGCCAATGAAAGAATGAAACCTTGTTCAGAACTCCCATCTTTCAGTTTACAGTCATTTAGGGGATTTGTACCTTGAAGAATCATCCTCAAAACAGACTGCCATTGTTTTTCTGATATCTATAGCACCATTAATAATGTTTACAGGAAGACTATTTGATGCAGCACCTCAGTCGGCTATTGGCATGAATTGTCTCTGAGGCTGACTCTGAGCACCGTCTCCAGCTTCATCTCAACACGTCCATGGGACTGATGCTCATATTTAGTTTTTTCCTCATGTTACCTCCACTTGTGTGaacaacagagaagaagaaaacagagatgGTCCTTCATGCAGCAAAAAAACCTTTCAGGTGTCtcacatttctgtcagcggTGACCCATCCACCCATTTCCATC
This genomic window contains:
- the LOC125904606 gene encoding C-type lectin domain family 6 member A-like isoform X13; this translates as MSADALAAPDLSLNVRYTRDVQQNRGEGEEDQVEIVQDEEHHTDLQSQKARPRTPKNPAAVKRRSFSVTAVTLAVMYLLILAGLYIRYIFVTLERHKLQSRNDQLSNNYSQLQKQISNASVHCSQLQDEVKQLKDKIEGKWCPDGWSRFGCSCYFKSNEKTYWGQSRADCRQRGADLVIINNKEEQKFVTELNVRGESWIGLRYTWTNTGWKYEWQQQWVDGSPLSQTFWAPGLPTSDIYWNAATCCSDQGQWTQSGYYDKKKCICEKKISRILG